The following are from one region of the Oscillatoria salina IIICB1 genome:
- a CDS encoding pentapeptide repeat-containing protein: protein MKFAILTTAALLTTVGFSASPLLAENIQHTSQLLSSKRCPQCELSGAGLVMANLSGADLRGANLSRANLSRADLSGANLMGVDLSGASLNGANLAGAILIGANLNGTDLRDAYLIGANLIGTSLNTAYVQGAIGIPHYAGTPDNFHAWALLETQRGNYRAAIENYNKALTIDNKYAPGYLGRAIARYRLGDEPGANIDAQIAAQLFEIQDNPTGLQASQNFIKAMEIASNPPTANGGSQIERLLGGVGSLLLQLLF from the coding sequence ATGAAGTTCGCCATCCTTACCACTGCTGCACTACTGACTACTGTTGGTTTTTCTGCCTCCCCCCTATTGGCGGAAAATATTCAACATACCAGTCAGTTGCTTTCGAGCAAGCGTTGTCCCCAATGCGAACTTAGCGGTGCGGGTTTAGTAATGGCAAATCTGTCTGGTGCTGATTTACGCGGTGCTAACCTCAGTCGCGCGAATTTGAGTCGGGCTGACTTAAGTGGTGCTAATTTAATGGGTGTTGACCTCAGTGGTGCTTCTCTCAATGGTGCTAACTTGGCTGGTGCTATTTTAATTGGCGCTAATTTGAATGGTACCGATCTGCGCGATGCTTACTTGATCGGTGCTAATCTAATTGGGACGAGTTTGAATACTGCTTATGTCCAAGGGGCGATTGGGATTCCTCACTACGCGGGAACGCCGGATAATTTTCACGCTTGGGCTTTGCTGGAAACCCAAAGAGGTAATTACCGAGCAGCGATTGAAAATTATAACAAAGCCTTGACAATAGACAATAAATATGCACCAGGTTATTTAGGGCGAGCGATCGCGCGTTACCGCCTTGGTGACGAACCAGGCGCAAATATTGATGCTCAAATAGCTGCCCAACTGTTTGAAATTCAGGATAATCCCACAGGTTTGCAAGCATCCCAAAACTTTATCAAAGCAATGGAAATCGCTAGCAATCCGCCCACGGCAAACGGTGGTTCTCAAATCGAAAGACTCTTAGGAGGAGTCGGTTCGCTGTTGCTACAACTACTTTTCTAA
- a CDS encoding GNAT family N-acetyltransferase: protein MIIRVATNSDILELGKLYTDSVLHLAPQYYSDQQVQMWASFPSQRESFAKFILEPTTFIIQEAETILGFSGIANEGHIASVYVHYNYLRKKIGSRLLATVLEYAQSNKIKRLYAEASEFSKPLFAKFGFEIYATEQVERNGVLFERYLVQKFN from the coding sequence ATGATAATTCGAGTCGCAACCAACTCAGATATCTTAGAGTTAGGCAAGCTTTACACAGATTCAGTGTTGCATCTTGCTCCTCAATATTATTCTGACCAACAAGTACAGATGTGGGCATCCTTTCCCTCCCAGAGAGAATCATTTGCCAAATTTATCCTCGAACCAACCACCTTTATTATCCAAGAAGCCGAGACAATTTTAGGCTTCTCTGGGATAGCCAATGAGGGACACATTGCGTCTGTGTATGTTCACTATAACTATTTGAGAAAAAAAATTGGCTCTCGCTTATTAGCAACTGTACTCGAATATGCTCAAAGTAACAAAATTAAGCGACTTTATGCCGAAGCGAGCGAATTTAGCAAGCCCTTATTTGCCAAATTCGGCTTTGAAATCTATGCTACAGAACAAGTAGAGAGAAATGGTGTCTTATTTGAGAGATATTTAGTGCAAAAATTTAATTGA